AACCTTTACTGTAGCTTTGCATTGGACTTTGAACCGATCTGTGTAGGATAGGTGGGAGGCTATGAAGCGTGAACGCCAGTTTGCGTGGAGCCGTCCTTGAAATACCACCCTGGTTTGTTTGAGGTTCTAACCTTGGCCCGTGATCCGGGTCGGGGACAGTGCATGGTGGGCAGTTTGACTGGGGCGGTCTCCTCCCAAAGTGTAACGGAGGAGTACGAAGGTACGCTAGGTACGGTCGGAAATCGTGCTGATAGTGCAATGGCATAAGCGTGCTTAACTGCGAGACCGACAAGTCGAGCAGGTGCGAAAGCAGGTCATAGTGATCCGGTGGTTCTGTATGGAAGGGCCATCGCTCAACGGATAAAAGGTACTCTGGGGATAACAGGCTGATACCGCCCAAGAGTTCATATCGACGGCGGTGTTTGGCACCTCGATGTCGGCTCATCTCATCCTGGGGCTGTAGCCGGTCCCAAGGGTATGGCTGTTCGCCATTTAAAGAGGTACGTGAGCTGGGTTTAAAACGTCGTGAGACAGTTTGGTCCCTATCTGCCGTGGGCGCTGGATATTTGAAGGGGGCTGCTCCTAGTACGAGAGGACCGGAGTGGACGAACCTCTGGTGTACCGGTTGTCACGCCAGTGGCATCGCCGGGTAGCTATGTTCGGAAGAGATAACCGCTGAAAGCATCTAAGCGGGAAACTCGCCTTGAGATGAGATATCCCCGGGGCTTCGAGCCCCTTGAAGGGTCGTTCAAGACCAGGACGTTGATAGGTCAGGTGTGGAAGCGCAGTAATGCGTTAAGCTAACTGATACTAATTGCCCGTAAGGCTTGATCCTATAACAGGTGTGTGTCGACAGTCGTTAGTGCTTCAGCACTTACGGATGTCCCACCCTGCGCGCAGCGCAGGGTCTCCAGCAGACACACAGGTTGAGATCGGTGTTGTGCCAGAAACAACACAACCCATACCCTCTTTACGCTTCTTCCAGATTGGCTGTGGCGCACCATAAATGCGACGCAGCAACCCGTCATGCCTGATGACCATAGCGAGTCGGTACCACCCCTTCCCATCCCGAACAGGACCGTGAAACGACTCCACGCCGATGATAGTGCGGATTGCCCGTGTGAAAGTAGGTAATCGTCAGGCTCCTTACCCAAGACAAGACCCCGCCCTCAAAAGCGGGGTCTTGGTGTTTGGAGAGCACGTTTTAACGTCGCGCCACGACGGCGTGGCCGGGCTGCGATGGCCCGCGCGTGTTCATCCCTGCCATCTTGAATCGATATTCCGCGGCATAGCCGTCACGCGATAGCGTTGACGATACCGCCTAGTCGCAAGACAACTGTCCCACGCAGATCCACGCAGCCGGCGATCCAGCCAACAACGCAAACTCGCCGGCCACGCGTCTCACCTCACTGCTTAACTGCGCGGTGCAGCTTCGCCACCTTCATTCGCGTGCAGCGCATCATCGGCGGCGATATTCTGGCGGCCAACTTCCTCCAACAGCGCGACATCGCGAGCAATAACCTGCGGCAAATGCGTCCGCAAAAACTCGACCCAGGTCCTCGTCTTCGCGTCGATGAACTTGCGCGACGGATACAGCGCATAGACATTCATCTTCTGCAGCGTGTACTCCGGCAGCACGCGCACGAGTGACCCTGATCGCAATCCGTCGATAGCGGCGTACAACGGCAATATCCCGATCCCAATACCCTCGCGAATCGCGACGATCAACGATTCGGCGATATTCACCTGCACGGGCCCGTTCACATTCAGCACTTCGCTGCCGTTAGGGCCATCGAGTGTCCATTCGCTGGTCGGAAAAGCGGGTGTCTTGAGCAACAGACAGTCGTGATGCAACAGATCGGCGGGCGTTTTGGGCGCATCGTGCGCGTGAATATACGCAGGCGACGCGCACAAAATGCTGAACGTGGTCCCAAGCAACAGCGACACGAGATCCGAATTGGGCAGCGTCGACGCGCCCACGACGGCCACATCCGCGCTTCCTTCGAACAGATCCGGCAACTGCTGCGAGAGCGTCAGCTCGACGGCGACTTCAGGATAGAGCGCGCGATACCGCGAAATGGCAGGCAACACATAATGCTGTCCGATGCTCGCAAAGCTATGCATCCGCAGCACGCCCGACGGACGCTCATGCGCGCCGCTCGCTTCTTCTTCCGCATTGTCGATATCAGCAAGAATCTGCTGACATCGCTTCAGATATGTCTCACCGGCAGTCGTCAATGCGAGGCGCCGTGTCGATCGATTGAGCAGACGCGTCCGCAAATGCGCCTCGAGTTCTGAAACCGCACGAGACATCGCGCCCGTGGTCGTATTGAGCGATTGCGCCGCTGCCGTGAAGCTGCCCGCTTCGACGACGCGCACGAACACCCGCATGTTTTGTAACGTATCCATCAATCCTTCTTGATCGACATCAAAGCGTTATTGTCCGCCTGTCGCGGGCCGCCATTGTTGAGGGATCTGGAAGGGACGTTCCCGACGCCTCGCATTAATCCACACATCGTTGGCTCCTACAATCGGCGCCTTCAGGGTAGGCGTGCGCCAGTCGATTCGCGCATTCCTCAGACTAGGACCCCGCGCGGTATTAATCATGAAACGCCAGCATGCGATCAAGCAAGTGTCGTCCGATACTTTCGGATGGCGAGCTGGCATGCTGCGCGCGATCGCCGACGCCGGCACAGAGTGGGCGACCACCGACGGCCTCATCTGGCTTCATCTGTTCAAGACGGTACTGGCCGCGCTGCTTGCGCTGGGCATCGCGATGCTGCTCGAATTGCAGCAACCGCGCACCGCGATGACGACGGTGTTCGTCCTGATGCAGCCGTTCAGCGGGATGGTACTCGCGAAGAGTTTTTATCGGATCGTCGGAACGTTCGTCGGCATGCTGGCCGCGCTGCTGCTCGGCGCACTGTTCGCGCAGCAGCCCGAGCTGTACATGCTCGGCATCACCGCCTGGATGGGCGTGTGTGTGGCGGCGGCGGTCCGGTATCGGCATTTTAGATGGTATGGCTTCGTGCTGGCTGGCTATACCGCGGCGTTGATCGGCATTCCGACCGTGATGGAACCGAATGGCCTGTTCCTCGCCGCGTTGACGCGCGCCGCGGAAGTGGCGATCGGCATCGTCTGCTCGGCGGCCGTCAGCGCGCTGATCGTGCCGCGTCGATCGAGCCTCGCGCTGCAAAACGCACTGCAATCGAGGCATTTGAATTTTACGGCCTTCGCAGTGAAAGTGCTCGATGGGGCCGTCGAGCGCGGCACGTCCGAGCGCTATTTCGCGGACCTGGTCGATGAGGTCGTGGGCTTCGAGGCCACACGCGCGTTCGCCGCTTTCGAAGATCCCGGCATGCGCTCGCGCAGTCAGGTGCTTGCAAGGTTGAACCACGAGTTCATGGACGTCTGCGCACGACTGCACGCGCTGCATCAGTTGAGAAAGCGCCTGCGCGGCAACCCGTCCGTCCAGGCCGTGCAAGCGACTGCGCCATATTTCCACGAACTTTCGCAATTGCTCGGCGCACACAAAGAGCGCCGCTTCGATTCATCCGATGCCGCACGCATCGCGATCAGACTCAAAGCCTTCCAGGCGACGCTGCCCGCCAGAATGCGTGCGACACGCCGTCCGCTGGAATCGGACGAGCCGCAGTGTCTACCCGATTTCGATACCGCTGGCGAATTGCTGTATCGCTTCGTAGTCGAGTTCATTCGCTATATCGACACGTATGCGTCGCTGGAGACCAATCACAATCCGGCGCGCGAGCGGCCGCCCGTGCGCTACGTCAGCCGGACCAACGCGTTCGTGGTCGCTTGCACGTTTGCGCGCACGGCGGCTGTCGTCGGCGCGATCAGCTGGTTCTGGATCGCGACGAACTGGCCGAGCGGCGGCATGGCCGTGATCGGTGCAGCGCTCACGTGCGCGCTGACTTCCGCGGCGCCGAACCCCGTCAAGCTCGCGCTGCAGATGTCGGTCGGCGCGGCGTGCGCGACGATCGCCGGCTATCTGGTCACGTGCTATGTGTATCCCGCGGTCGATGGTTTTCCGCTGCTGTGCGCGATGCTCGCGCCCGTGCTCGCCGTCGGCACCTTCTTCGCGTCGCGGACGAAGACAGCGGGTTACGGCGTCGGCTTCACGGTCTTTTTCTGCCTGCTCGCCGCGCCCGACAACGTCGTCGTGTACGCGCCCGATCTGCTGATCAACAATGGCATTGCGATCGTCGTGTCGATGCTCGTGACGGCCATCGGCGCCGCAATCGTGTTCCCGGTGCAGATGCCGTGGCTGATCGCGCGTATCGAAGGCGACCTGCGCAGCCAGGTCACGCTGGCATGCACGGCGCCGCTCGCGGGTCTCGCACATCGCTTCCAGTCGAGCACGCACGATCTGATGCACCAGCTGCGCATGCTGCTGCCGAAGCGTTCGCGACGCCATCGCAACGCGCTCAGATGGATGCTCGTCACGCTCGAAGTCGGGCACGCGACTATCGATCTACGCAGCGAGATCGAACGCGCCACATACGCAAGCGACGCACACGCCCGATGGAAGCCGTCTCTCGATCGCGTCACGCGCGATCTCGCGCAGCTATTCGAGCGGCCCGACAAAACGCATGTCGAACGAACGCAAATCTCCGTGCGTGCGGCGATGCGGGTTGTTCAGCAAGTGCTGGAAGCCGTCCATGCGGACCGCGAGAAGCGTCACGATCAGCAGCGCATCCTCAGTTGCCTGCATTTCATCCGCACAGCGCTGCTCGACAAAGGCGCGCCGTTCGACACGCGTTGATCCCCGGCACATCTCGAACAATGCAATCGACACAACAGTCTTTTGCGTCGTCACGACGCCCAGCGCAAACGCGAAAACCCCAGCCTAAACCGATCTTGCCGCAACCAGGAAGAATGCCTTCCAGCCGTCCCTCTTAATCCACGCCGATCTCAGTCATATATTGGAACCACTGCTTACGCAGCCATTGAAACAACTGGAGAGATTGAAATGAAAGCGCTAAGTTGGTCCTGATTGCCTGTTCGTTGTCCGCTGCGGCGCTTGCGCACGCGCAGACGGCGCCGGCGGACGAAAGCGCGCAACAGGTCGCACAGGCGAACGCAGCACGCGTCGCGCAACCCGAAGCGCAGCGTCCCGTCGCGAAGCGGGCGAAGAAGGCCGATGAGTGTGTCGGTCCCGTGAGCTACTGCGTGATGTATTTCGGTAGCTGACCAGAGCGGCACCGCGCAGCCGCCTGAAACATCGGGCGGAATGAGCGGAAATCGAGCGACAGCCGGACCACGCACACCAACAACAAGACGTGCAAACCGGCTTTCGCGAGCGTGACATCGGAGAGACTTTCATCATGTACGAAGACCGGATTCGCTGTGCCGCGGTGCGCGGCAAGATCACATCGGCGGCGCAGGCAGCGCTGCTGATCGACAATGGCATGCGCGTCGGCGCGAGCGGCTTCACGCGCGCGGGCGATGCGAAGGCAGTTCCCGTTGCGCTGGCCGAACGCGCTCGCAGCGAAGGCAAGCCGCTGCGGATCACGTTGATAACGGGCGCATCGCTGGGTCACGGCGTCGACAGTCTGTTGACGGACGCCGGTGTGCTCGCGCGCCGTATGCCGTTCCAGGTCGACAGCACCTTGCGCAAGGCGATCAATCGCGGCGACGTGATGTTCGTCGACCAGCATCTGTCGGAGACGGTCGAAATGTTGCGCGCCGGCCAGCTCGGCAAGCTCGACGTCGCGATCATCGAAGCCGTCGCGATCACCGAGACGGGCGGCATCGTGCCGACCACATCAGTCGGCAATTCGGCGAGCTTCGCGATTCTCGCCGACAAGGTGATCGTCGAAATCAATCTGGCGCAGCCGCTCGCGCTCGAAGGTCTGCACGACATCTGGATTCCGGGCCGCCGTCCGCATCGCGATCCGCTGCCCGTCGTGCGCCCGAGCGATCGCGTCGGCACGACGGCGATCGAGATCCCGCCCGAAAAGATCGCCGCCATCGTCATCACGAACAAGCCCGACAGCCCATCGACTGCATTGCCCGCTGACGAAGACACGGCGTTGATCGCCGGTCATCTGATCGAGTTCCTGCAGCATGAAGTCGCGCATGGACGCATGCCTTCGCCGTTGCCGCCGTTGCAGGCAGGTATCGGCACGATTGCGAATGCGGTGCTGGCCGGCTTCGCCGATTCGCCGTTCGAGCCGTTCTCGATCTACTCGGAAGTCCTGCAGGATTCGACCTTCGATCTGATGGATGCCGGCAAGGTCACGTTCGCGTCGGGCGCGTCGATCACGTTGACGGAAAAGCGCCAGGCGCAGGTGTTCGGCGATCTCGCGCGCTATCGCGACCGGCTCGTGCTGCGTCCGCAAGAGGTCAGCAACCATCCCGAAGTGATTCGCCGTCTGGGCCTGATCGCGCTGAACACCGCGCTCGAATTCGACATCTACGGCAACGTGAATTCGACGCATGTCGGCGGCACGCACATGATGAACGGCATCGGCGGTTCGGGCGACTTCGCGCGCAACGCGTCGTGCGCGATCTTCGCGACGAAATCGATCGCCAAGGACGGCGCGATTTCGAGCGTCGTGCCGATGGTGCCGCACGTGGACCACAACGAACACGATGTCGATATCGTCGTGACGGAGATCGGTCTTGCGGACCTGCGCGGACTCGCGCCGCGCGAACGGGCGTCGCTGATCATCGACCAATGCGTGCATCCGCTGTATCGCGATCTGCTGCGTGACTACTATCGCGATGCGCTGCGCTTTGGCGGGCAGACGCCGCACGTGCTGCGCGAAGCGTTCGCATGGCACGCGCGCTTTCAGGAAACGGGATCGATGCTGCCGGAGCGAAACGTCACAGTGTGACGTAATTGAACTGACGGACGTCAGGTGCCGCCGCCGACCAGACGCAAGCGCGTGATCTCCGACGGCGCGCCCAGACGCTTGGGTGGTCCCCAATACCCGGTCCCGCGGCTCGTATAGACCCACAGGTCGTCGAGCCGCGAAAGGCCTGCCACGAAAGGCTGTTGCAGCCGCACCGCAAAATTCCACGGAAAGAACTGGCCGCCATGCGTATGGCCGGACAGTTGCAGCGTGAAGCCCGCATCGGCCGCAGCTTCCGCCGAGCGCGGCTGATGCGCGAGCAGCACCTTGATCAGCACGTCGCCGGGCGCGCCTTCGAGCGCCGCAGCGGGATCGCTCTCGTGCGCGGGATCGAAGTGTCCCGCGGAAAAATCGGTGACGCCCGCGATCACCGCCTGCGCGCCATCGTGCTCGACGACGACATGCTCGTTGAGCAGCACATGCAGGCCGAGCCGCTGAAACTCGGCAATCCACGCATGGGCGCCCGAATAGTATTCGTGATTCCCCGTCACCAGATACGCGCCATGCCGCGCGCTCAGCCGCGATAGCGGCCGCGTGTGATCGGCAAGATGCTCGACGCTGCTGTCGACGACATCGCCCGTCACCGCGATCAGATCCGGCTCGAGCCGGTTCACGGCATCGACGATCGCATCGACGTAACCGCGCTTGATGGTCGGCCCGACGTGAATGTCGCTGATCTGCACGATGGTGAAGCCGTCGAGCGCGTGCGGCAGGTCTTTGATCGGCACGTCGATCGACACGACACGCGCACGGCGCCGCGCATTGAAAAAGCCGATGGCCGTCGACAGCAGCGCGAGCAGCGGCACCGCGATCGCGCTATTGATCTCCCAGCGCGCGGGATTCACCGCTTGCGGCGCGATTGCGTGAACGATCATCACGACGAGCAGCAGCAGCTCACGCGCAAACGTCAACACGAGCAGCGACGAGAAGAGACCCAGCGCGATCAGCCCCGCCCACGCGAGCCGGTCGCCGAGCGGTTGCGTCTGCAGGGAGCGCGCGATCATGCCGACGGGAATCAGCAGCACGGACAGCACGAGCCACAGCGCGCACAGCCCTTTCACGGCGGCATCGACGGGCAGTTCGGGAATGATCCGGATGCCGACATACACGTGCAGCAGGATGCCGATGGCAATGATCCGGACGAAAAACGATAGGCGGCGCATAGGTGGAAGTGGGGCGCGGATTGCGCGGAAGGTGAGTCGCAGAAAGCGCACGCCGTTGCAGAGCGGCGGCCAATCATTCTACAAGCAGTTCAGTGCGCTTGCCGAAGCCGTACGGACATGTCGGGGCAACGCCAATATGTGGGCGTTGCGATGCAGCATACGTGCGCTGCAAGTTCTTCGTCATGCCGATTAAATGCTTATTAAATGGCTATTGAATTGGGCGCATGAACGGACTATTCTGGAATGGAGCGTGACTGCCGGCGGCAGGCCTCGCGTCCCGTTCCCGGTGTCCCGGGCGCGCGAGACACTCCTCTGCAGGCGGCAGCTGCGCCTGATCGCCCAATCGGTTTGCGGTTTGGGAGGAGACGAATGATGAAAACGACAAAGTTCGCGCATCGCGAGCATCACATCGGTTACGAAGGCAGTCACGTGATGCTGCCTATGGTCGTGCTGTCCCTGATGGCGCTTGGCGTCTACTACGGCGTCCAGCACATCGACTTTTCCGAACTGGGGCGCACCGCGCTCTTTTACGTCGTGATGGTGTTCGTCGCGCTCGGCGTGGCGGGCCTGTTCGGCGTGGTCGGGGCGTGGCTGAGATCGCGCGGAGACGAGGCGGAAGAGGGTTTCTGCTTCGTCGGCGCGCTGATCGGCGCGATCGTGTTCTACGTCGCGCTGATGGCAAGCTGACGCTGCCCGGAGCGCGGCGGGCTTAGGGCAACGCCAGCCAGCGTCAGACGATTTGCGCCGCTTCGTCGAACGAAAAACGCGGGCTGCGCGGGAACAGCTTCGACGCGTCGCCGTAGCCGAGATTGATCAGGAAGTTCGACCGGACCGTCGTGCCCGCGAAGAACGCGGCGTCCACTTTCGCCTTGTCGAAGCCGGACATCGCGCCCGTGTCGAGGCCGAGCGCACGTGCGGCCATGATCAGATAGCCGCCTTGCAGCGTCGAGTTGCGGAACGCGGTTTCGGCGATCGCGGCTTCGTTGCCCGCGAACCAGCTGCGTGCATCGGCGTGCGGGAAGAGCTTCGGCAGATGGTCGTAGAAGGCCATGTCCATGCCGACGATCACCGTGACAGGCGCGGCCATGGTCTTTTCCAGGTTGCCTGCGGACAGCGCGGAACTCAGCCGCGCCTTGCCTTCCGGTGTCTTCACGAACACGAAACGTGCGGGGCTCGAATTGGCCGAGGTCGGGCCGAGCAGAACGAGGTCGACCAGTTGCCTGAGAAGCGCGTCGTCGACGGGCCGCGGCTGCCAGCCGTTGTGCGTGCGGGCGGTGCGGAATAGTTGATCGAGAGCGTCGTCGGAAAGAATCATGATGATGGGCTGAATGACGAAAAGTCGAATGAAAGCGCAAGCTGGCGGATGACCCGCGGCAGCGGCGCGTTCGATAATACCCGCTGTTTCCTGTGAAGAGAGGTTTCGCAAGCGCTATGCGGTGTTGTGCGCTCGCGATTGAAACGCAATGTCCGCCGATCTGTTCGACGATTTGCCAACGCCCGATGTGGCGTGGTTCCCCGACTGGCTCGCGCCCGATGCCGCCGCTGCATTGCTCGCGCGCATCGTCGACGAAGTCGCCTGGCAGCAGGATTCGATGTTCACACCCGCCGGCCGTGTGCCGTTGCCGCGCCTGACGGCATGGCAAGGCGAGTCCGATGCCGTCTATGTGTACTCGGGCATCCGCAACGTGCCGTCGCCGTGGACGCCCGCCGTCGCGGAACTGAGAGCCACCGTTGAAGCAACTTGCGGCGCGCCGTTCAATAGCGTGCTGCTCAACCGCTATCGCAGCGGCGCGGACAGCATGGGCTGGCATGCGGATCGGGAGCCCGAACTCGGCAAGGAGCCGGTGATCGCGTCCGTCAGCCTCGGCGCGACGCGACGCTTCGATCTGCAGCACAACAAGACGCACGTCGTGCAGTCTTATCCGTTGAAGGGCGGCAGCCTCCTCGTGATGCGCGGACGGACACAGGCCGAGTGGCGGCATCGCGTGCCGAAGGAGCCGAAGGTGCAGGGCGAACGCGTGAACCTGACCTTCCGCTTCGTGACGCCAGGGCGCTAGCTGCGCATGCTCCTGCTACAAGTACGATAAAACTTTTAAAAAATTTATGCGCATAAGGAATCGGTTTCAGGCAGCCGATTCGAGGCGTCGATGGATGGTCGGCGCTAGCCGCTCGAAGGGCAGTGTGCTTGCTGCGATCGCGGCCATGTCCGGGTACTGCTCGCGGACGATATCGGTCAGCACCTGGCCGGGCGGCGCTTCAACGAACACCTTCGCGCCCATTTCGATCATCACGGTCAGCGCGTCGAACCAGCGGACCGTGTAGCGCATGTTCGTGGCGAGATCGTCGCGCACGGCATCCGCCGTATACAGCGCGCGGCCGCCGCGATTGCCGATATAGCCGCTCGACGGCGCGCGAAACGGGACATCGCGCGCGTAGTCCGTCAGCGCATCGGCGGCTGCCGCGAGCAGTTCGCAATGCGACGGCACGCTGACGGCGAGCCGCGTCGCCTTGCGCGCGCCTGCCGCTAACGCTCGCTCGTTGAATGCATCGAGCGCAGCGTCCGAGCCTGCCACGACGATCTGACGCGGCGCGTTCACATTGCCGACGTAGACGCGGGCTGCGGCGTCGCGTGCCTGCGCGTCGGCGAGCTTCTCGATTTCGTGTTCGGTCAGCCCGGCAATCGCGGACAGGCCATAGCCACGCGGATACGCCGTTTCCATCAGTTCGGCGCGCTTGCGCACCATGAGCAGCGCGGCCGCGAAGTCGATTGCGCCGCAACTCACGGCGGCTGCATACGCGCCCACCGACAAACCCGCGCTCAGTTCGGGCGCCAGTCCTTCGGCGGTGAGCGCGCGCTGTATTGCGACGCCTGCGATCAGCAAGCCCATCTGCACGGCGACGGTCGATTCGAGCGCTGTTTGGGTGTCGAGTGTCAGCACGTCGACGTTCAGCACGGCGGATGCTTCGTCGAGCGTTGTCTGAATGGCGGTATGCGTGCCGAGGCGATGCAGGAAGCCTTCGGTTTGCGCGCCCTGGCCAGGGAAAATAAAAGCGAGCATTAGAGCGCCCAGGGATCGGAGACGAGCCGTGGACCGCTCGCATGTCGCGCCATCACGCGCGCCTTGCCGGACGCGTATTCGGCGAGCGCGACGCCGCCTGCGGGCGTTTCGAGTTGCGCGTCGATGCGGATGCCTGCATGTGCTGCGTGTTCATCGAGTTTCGCCTGGATGCGTTGTGCTTCGTCGCGTGGTAAATGATTCGGCATCCGTATTAATAAATCGAGGTCGCTGGTCGCGGTGGCGGTGGGCTTGCCGGATGCAAGTTCGAAACCGACGCTTCCTGTTGGTCCCCAAATGAATGAATCAATGCATGACGTGTCGCGCCGCAGCGCATCTAGCGCGACGAAAACGGGAAGTGCGGCGCGATCCGCGACAAGCAACGCGGAATCCAACGAAGAAGACAACAACGCTTCAGGCCTGAAAACAGCCTCGATATCATCACTATGCGCCCACGTTCCATACCGCTCATTGCGCGCCGCGCCGCGCAACCCGATGGCTACCAATCCTGCCGCCGCCTGCGCCCGTCGCACGACAGCGAACGGCGCGCGCGCGAACGCAGCGCGGACCCACGCCGGTTCGTGATCGAACGATTCGAGCCGCCGCAAGCGCACGATGTCGTGCGCTTGCCAGCGCAGATCGTCAGTAACGAGCGCGTCTTCTGGCGCAAACGGCGCGGCCGCGCAAACACGCATCACGCAGCGTCCCACTGTTCAGCGAGCTTGCGCCGCACTTCGATCGACGCAGCGCGCGTCTTCTTCGCCGCATCCGACTCCAGCCGCCGCGACAACCCGCGCGTATCCGAGCGGGCGCTCCTGGCCGCTTCCGCGAGCACGCTGCGCACGCTTTCGATTTGCGCTTGCGTGGGCTCATCAGCATCGACGCCCTCGATCAGCGTGTCGAGCAGCCCGAGCTTCGCGAACGACGCCATCGTGTACGACATCGGCGTGATCGTTTCGCCGAGCTTGTCGAGTTCTTCGACCGTGCGGCGCGTGACGCGCGCGGCGGCTTCCTTGCCCATCGCGTGTACCAGCGTGCCGGGCGCATCGAGCGCGACGATCCGGTTTGCCTGATAGCCGTGCGCGAGGAACGCGCCCGACATCGCGGGACCCACGATCAGCGCAACCACAGGATGCCCGGCGTCGCGCGCGCTCGCATACGCATCGACAGCCGACGCGCACGCCAGATGAATGCCGAGCGTCTCTTCGCGATACCCATACGCCTGGCTTTTGACATCGACGA
The Paraburkholderia terrae genome window above contains:
- a CDS encoding LysR family transcriptional regulator, with amino-acid sequence MDTLQNMRVFVRVVEAGSFTAAAQSLNTTTGAMSRAVSELEAHLRTRLLNRSTRRLALTTAGETYLKRCQQILADIDNAEEEASGAHERPSGVLRMHSFASIGQHYVLPAISRYRALYPEVAVELTLSQQLPDLFEGSADVAVVGASTLPNSDLVSLLLGTTFSILCASPAYIHAHDAPKTPADLLHHDCLLLKTPAFPTSEWTLDGPNGSEVLNVNGPVQVNIAESLIVAIREGIGIGILPLYAAIDGLRSGSLVRVLPEYTLQKMNVYALYPSRKFIDAKTRTWVEFLRTHLPQVIARDVALLEEVGRQNIAADDALHANEGGEAAPRS
- a CDS encoding FUSC family protein, with the translated sequence MKRQHAIKQVSSDTFGWRAGMLRAIADAGTEWATTDGLIWLHLFKTVLAALLALGIAMLLELQQPRTAMTTVFVLMQPFSGMVLAKSFYRIVGTFVGMLAALLLGALFAQQPELYMLGITAWMGVCVAAAVRYRHFRWYGFVLAGYTAALIGIPTVMEPNGLFLAALTRAAEVAIGIVCSAAVSALIVPRRSSLALQNALQSRHLNFTAFAVKVLDGAVERGTSERYFADLVDEVVGFEATRAFAAFEDPGMRSRSQVLARLNHEFMDVCARLHALHQLRKRLRGNPSVQAVQATAPYFHELSQLLGAHKERRFDSSDAARIAIRLKAFQATLPARMRATRRPLESDEPQCLPDFDTAGELLYRFVVEFIRYIDTYASLETNHNPARERPPVRYVSRTNAFVVACTFARTAAVVGAISWFWIATNWPSGGMAVIGAALTCALTSAAPNPVKLALQMSVGAACATIAGYLVTCYVYPAVDGFPLLCAMLAPVLAVGTFFASRTKTAGYGVGFTVFFCLLAAPDNVVVYAPDLLINNGIAIVVSMLVTAIGAAIVFPVQMPWLIARIEGDLRSQVTLACTAPLAGLAHRFQSSTHDLMHQLRMLLPKRSRRHRNALRWMLVTLEVGHATIDLRSEIERATYASDAHARWKPSLDRVTRDLAQLFERPDKTHVERTQISVRAAMRVVQQVLEAVHADREKRHDQQRILSCLHFIRTALLDKGAPFDTR
- a CDS encoding acetyl-CoA hydrolase/transferase family protein; protein product: MYEDRIRCAAVRGKITSAAQAALLIDNGMRVGASGFTRAGDAKAVPVALAERARSEGKPLRITLITGASLGHGVDSLLTDAGVLARRMPFQVDSTLRKAINRGDVMFVDQHLSETVEMLRAGQLGKLDVAIIEAVAITETGGIVPTTSVGNSASFAILADKVIVEINLAQPLALEGLHDIWIPGRRPHRDPLPVVRPSDRVGTTAIEIPPEKIAAIVITNKPDSPSTALPADEDTALIAGHLIEFLQHEVAHGRMPSPLPPLQAGIGTIANAVLAGFADSPFEPFSIYSEVLQDSTFDLMDAGKVTFASGASITLTEKRQAQVFGDLARYRDRLVLRPQEVSNHPEVIRRLGLIALNTALEFDIYGNVNSTHVGGTHMMNGIGGSGDFARNASCAIFATKSIAKDGAISSVVPMVPHVDHNEHDVDIVVTEIGLADLRGLAPRERASLIIDQCVHPLYRDLLRDYYRDALRFGGQTPHVLREAFAWHARFQETGSMLPERNVTV
- a CDS encoding metallophosphoesterase — translated: MRRLSFFVRIIAIGILLHVYVGIRIIPELPVDAAVKGLCALWLVLSVLLIPVGMIARSLQTQPLGDRLAWAGLIALGLFSSLLVLTFARELLLLVVMIVHAIAPQAVNPARWEINSAIAVPLLALLSTAIGFFNARRRARVVSIDVPIKDLPHALDGFTIVQISDIHVGPTIKRGYVDAIVDAVNRLEPDLIAVTGDVVDSSVEHLADHTRPLSRLSARHGAYLVTGNHEYYSGAHAWIAEFQRLGLHVLLNEHVVVEHDGAQAVIAGVTDFSAGHFDPAHESDPAAALEGAPGDVLIKVLLAHQPRSAEAAADAGFTLQLSGHTHGGQFFPWNFAVRLQQPFVAGLSRLDDLWVYTSRGTGYWGPPKRLGAPSEITRLRLVGGGT
- a CDS encoding malonic semialdehyde reductase; its protein translation is MILSDDALDQLFRTARTHNGWQPRPVDDALLRQLVDLVLLGPTSANSSPARFVFVKTPEGKARLSSALSAGNLEKTMAAPVTVIVGMDMAFYDHLPKLFPHADARSWFAGNEAAIAETAFRNSTLQGGYLIMAARALGLDTGAMSGFDKAKVDAAFFAGTTVRSNFLINLGYGDASKLFPRSPRFSFDEAAQIV
- a CDS encoding alpha-ketoglutarate-dependent dioxygenase AlkB family protein, with protein sequence MSADLFDDLPTPDVAWFPDWLAPDAAAALLARIVDEVAWQQDSMFTPAGRVPLPRLTAWQGESDAVYVYSGIRNVPSPWTPAVAELRATVEATCGAPFNSVLLNRYRSGADSMGWHADREPELGKEPVIASVSLGATRRFDLQHNKTHVVQSYPLKGGSLLVMRGRTQAEWRHRVPKEPKVQGERVNLTFRFVTPGR
- the mdcH gene encoding malonate decarboxylase subunit epsilon, yielding MLAFIFPGQGAQTEGFLHRLGTHTAIQTTLDEASAVLNVDVLTLDTQTALESTVAVQMGLLIAGVAIQRALTAEGLAPELSAGLSVGAYAAAVSCGAIDFAAALLMVRKRAELMETAYPRGYGLSAIAGLTEHEIEKLADAQARDAAARVYVGNVNAPRQIVVAGSDAALDAFNERALAAGARKATRLAVSVPSHCELLAAAADALTDYARDVPFRAPSSGYIGNRGGRALYTADAVRDDLATNMRYTVRWFDALTVMIEMGAKVFVEAPPGQVLTDIVREQYPDMAAIAASTLPFERLAPTIHRRLESAA
- a CDS encoding malonate decarboxylase holo-ACP synthase, encoding MRVCAAAPFAPEDALVTDDLRWQAHDIVRLRRLESFDHEPAWVRAAFARAPFAVVRRAQAAAGLVAIGLRGAARNERYGTWAHSDDIEAVFRPEALLSSSLDSALLVADRAALPVFVALDALRRDTSCIDSFIWGPTGSVGFELASGKPTATATSDLDLLIRMPNHLPRDEAQRIQAKLDEHAAHAGIRIDAQLETPAGGVALAEYASGKARVMARHASGPRLVSDPWAL